From the Anaeromyxobacter dehalogenans 2CP-1 genome, the window GGTCCGTGGACAGGAGCCACCCCGATTGTCGGCTCGACGTACAGGCGGGGTGGCCGGCGAGCCCGGACCCGCAGATAATCGGGCCATGGAGATGCCGATCGCCCAGGGCCCGGATCTTGCGAAGGATCGGGGCATGGGCACCCATGCGCAGCAGGAGCACCTGCGCCGCTCGAACCTGGCCGCGGCGGACGAGCGGTGGCGCCGGAGCCGGCCCGCGCTCGTGGTGGCCCTCTACGCCTCCTGGATCAGCTTCGTCGTGCTGCTCTGGTTCCAGGGCTACCCGCGCTGGCGCGTGCTCGCGCTCCTCGGCATCCTGGGGCTCGCGCTGGCGATGCACGCCGCGCGCGCGTGCGTCCGCGCGAACGGTCCCTTCTGCGCCGCGGTGACCGCCGCCGACATCCGCCTGCCGCTCGCCATGTCGCTCGCGGCCGTCGCGCTGACCGGGGGCCTGCACAGCCCGCTGCTCGTCGCCCTCCCCCCCACGGTCTCGGTGCTGGTGGTCCGCTGCGGCTGGAGGCGGGAGACCGCGGGAGCGCTCTGGGCCCTGGCCGCCGCCGGCCTGGTCATGCTGCTCGCGCCGGGCTGGATGGGGCCGCCGGTCCCGGAGCGCACGTTCGCGCTCGTCGCGCTGGTGGCGCTCGTCGGGACGGTGGCGGTCCACGCCGACTACGTGGTCATCCTCGGGGAGACGGTCGCCGACTCGGTCCGCGGGATGCTGCGGGCCCGCGACGAGGTGGCGAGCCAGGCGCTCACCCGCGCCCGCGAGCTCGAGCTGATGAGCTCGCAGATCTCGCACGAGCTGAAGAACCCGCTCGGCGCCATCAAGGCGCTGGTCCAGATCAGCGCCCGCGGCTCCTCCGACGGCGACACGTGCGAGCGGCTCAAGGTGGTCTCGTCCGAGGTCGAGCGCATGCGCGAGATCCTCGACGGCTACCTGTCGTTCTCGCGGCCGCTCGAGTGCCTGCAGCGCGAGGACCTCTCGCTGGGCGAGCTCGCCGACGAGGTGCTCTCGGTGCTGCAGGGGCGCGCCGCGGCCGCCGGTGTCGGCCTGCACCGGCGCGGCGACGCGCGCGTCGAGGCCGACCCGCGCCGCCTCAAGGAGGCGCTGCTGAACCTGGTCGCGAACGCGGTGGAGGCGAGCCGCCGGGGCGACCGGGTCGAGGTGCTGGTCGCCGATCACGGCGGCACCGTCGAGGTGGCGGTCCGGGACACCGGCCGCGGCATGCCGCCGGCGGTGGTCGCGCGCCTGGGCACCCCGTTCTTCACCACCCGCGACCAGGGCACCGGGCTGGGCGTCCTGCTCGCCCGGCGCGCGTTCGTCCAGCACGGCGGCGCGCTCGAGTACGCGAGCGCGCCCGACGCGGGCACCACCGCTACCGGCACCCTTCCCCGGGTGCACCAGGAGGCCACCGAGAATGTCCCGGCTGCTGCTGGTCGATGACGAGCCCGCCGTGCTCTACGCGCTGAAGGAGCTGGCGCGCTCGAACGGTCACGAGCCGGTCACCGCGCGCTCCGGCGCCGAGGCGCTGGAGCGCCTGGAGGGCGTGGACGCCGTCGTCACGGACTACGCCATGCCCGAGATGGACGGGCTGCAGCTCCTCCAGGCCATCCACGAGCGCGACGCGTCGCTCCCGGTGGTGGTCCTCACCGCCCAGGGATCGGAGCGCGTGGCGGTGCGCGCCATGAAGGCCGGCGCGTACGAGTACGTGACCAAGCCCTTCGACATCGACGAGATGACGCTGGTGCTGGACCGCGCGCTCGAGACCCGCGCGCTGCGCGTGCAGAACCGGCGCCTCGCCGTCGAGAAGGCGCTCGGCCGCAGCATCGTGGGCGACGCGCCGGCCATGCAGCGGCTGCTCGACGCGGTGGCGCGGGTCGCGCCGAAG encodes:
- a CDS encoding two-component system sensor histidine kinase NtrB — protein: MEMPIAQGPDLAKDRGMGTHAQQEHLRRSNLAAADERWRRSRPALVVALYASWISFVVLLWFQGYPRWRVLALLGILGLALAMHAARACVRANGPFCAAVTAADIRLPLAMSLAAVALTGGLHSPLLVALPPTVSVLVVRCGWRRETAGALWALAAAGLVMLLAPGWMGPPVPERTFALVALVALVGTVAVHADYVVILGETVADSVRGMLRARDEVASQALTRARELELMSSQISHELKNPLGAIKALVQISARGSSDGDTCERLKVVSSEVERMREILDGYLSFSRPLECLQREDLSLGELADEVLSVLQGRAAAAGVGLHRRGDARVEADPRRLKEALLNLVANAVEASRRGDRVEVLVADHGGTVEVAVRDTGRGMPPAVVARLGTPFFTTRDQGTGLGVLLARRAFVQHGGALEYASAPDAGTTATGTLPRVHQEATENVPAAAGR